Within Telopea speciosissima isolate NSW1024214 ecotype Mountain lineage chromosome 8, Tspe_v1, whole genome shotgun sequence, the genomic segment TATAATTTTTCATGGATGGGCTCTCATGTAGTCAAGAACAAGGGATTCAAAGAGGAATCGAACGGCGGAGGGGTATCTCCTCCACCGTGCTTACCTCAGAGGGATGAGCGGAAACGGTCATTGGAGAAATTGGAAACGAGGACAAGAGGGGAGGAAAACGAAAGATCATGCCTTCATGATAGCGATTTGGAGTCCCTGGAGAATAGTCCTGCCAGCAGTATCTTGGGGCCCAATGATTCCAGGAAGGATCGCCCCGGGAGTAGCAGCGGTAGCTGCAGAAGCAGCAGTAGTGGTGGATGTTATTCAGGAAGCGTCAgcgaggaagaagaggaagatgggtGTCTGGATGACTGGGAGGCTGTTGCTGATGCTTTAACCGCCGATGATAAACGGCACAAGCCGAATTTAGAAACTCCTGCTGATCCCGAGGCCCCCGTTCATGAACTGCCGAGCGAAACATATGGAGCGGAGAATTTAAAATCAGAGTGCCAGGATACGGTTTCTAGGGTTGTAGCAAACAGTCGTGCATGGAGGCCTGATGACGCTTTTCGTCCCCAGAGTCTGCCTAATCTTTCTAAACAGCATAGTTTCACCATGACTGCGGAGCGCCATTGTGGTCGTGGTGCTGTCACCTGGGCTTGCCACGATATAACGTCTCCTCCTTCATCTTGCCCTATCTGCTATGAAGATCTGGATATCACTGACTCAAGTTTTCTCCCCTGTTCATGTGGATTTCGGCTTTGTCTCTTCTGCCACAAGCGGATCCTTGAGGCTGATGGGCGTTGTCCCGGCTGCAGGACGCAGTACGATCCCTCAATTGGGGACACGGGAGTGAATGGGGATGTCCTGCCGATTCGGCTGGCTCGTTCTTGTAGCATGGGTACTAGATTTTATTAAGAGTCTTTAGTCTTATTGGaaaacaatgttttttttttttggggtgggggggggggttagaattcagttttttttttttaattatgtccTGTGTGTTCTGTTCATGGACAGAGCTCTGAGTTTCGATGAGTAGATGTGGATATAGGATAGAATTTGAAGCTCTCCGGGAACTGAAATGGACTTCTATGAGTTCGATTCTTGTATGTTGCATATGATGATGTAGAGGGATTTACTTGCTTATGTGAATAGATAAATGGCAAATAGATAATGAATAACATCAAAATCTATCTGAACATATCCCCCCccactccttttttattttattttttatttttttatactaTATGATCCCTCGCTTCTTTTGCAAGATTTGAGTATCAAATGACCCATATTATCGGAGATGTTATTTTCTCTGAATAAATGATTAATTCCATTTGGGGACTACTTGCTTTACTTGCTGTAGGCTTTATCTTATTGGATACTTGTAATTGTGTACTTGGGCTTTGGTGCTTTCTCTATTTCTTAGGtcatcttactttttttttttcttttcatttgaaattttcaactaaAGAATATGTTTTCTTGTGTCAATGGAGCTGAGATTATGTAAGAAGAGATTAATTTCTATATAATCTGAACTGCAGATAAAACTTCTCTTGCATTTGATAGGGTTTTAAAGTTTCTACTTTGTTTGCTGATCTTAATTGTTTTTTCACTCATGACAACTTTTCTGCTGGAGGCTTATGTTAAAATTTTCGTAGTAGTTAACTATGTAAGATGCAGTTGGAAGAGCAATGGAGCAGCGGCAATGATACTTATTCAGCTGGTGGTTTTCTGGTTAATTCCTTTGAAAATGATACTTCTATAGCATTCTTCTATTACTGTTCTCATTCTCGCCATTTGTAGAGGACAACTTGAAGATATAAGGTATTTTTTGCCTGTTAGCTGGAatgatctccccccccccccccccttacatATGAATTTATGATACTAGTGATCTCCAATTACTCCGATGGCAAAAAGGTGATTGTTAAGATGGATCTCTGTTTAACTCTCATATGCTGTTGTTATCTGTAATTTGATCAAATCCCCAGGAAGAAAGGATGATTTTATTGTTTCGGTGATATCGTCATAATTAGTGCTGTATAGCATACAGTTCTATGTAAGAGTTCTTGATATTTGTCAACACTTTAAATCTTTGATAATTGATGGAATTGTGATTTGGATGGATCTGCTATCTCTGTGCTGAAGATATGTTGAATCAGTAATTGCATTTGAAAAGCTTCTACGCTGACATGATGCCATCATGGGCTTCTCCCCTCTTCATGAATGGAAGTAGCCTGTTCTCAGTTCTTACAGAAAGACATAGAAAGACATGAGACAGTTGAGATCGTGGACTCAACAGTATGAGAATTAATCTCCGGACTAGTGTGATACTTGATGTGAAAAATTATGTATAGGTTTCATAGCTGTGTTGAAAGCATAATAATTAACATGATGCATTAACCTTCTTGTTTAAGTTTGCACACACAATTTTCTGGTTAGTCCTCTTCAACACCTAGTATTTTGCTGAATTTTGATGAAATCTGACCATAAAAAGATTACAGTTAGGGTGTTGCTGTCTACATTTAGGGAGTTCTAGCCTCCTGACCATAATTATTGCTAGCAACTGACATATTGCTAATCTCTATATTCTGATCTATCTGCTTAAGAAATTGTTTGTCTTACAGTGGGTATCTTTATTGTGACAGTTATAATAAGAACTGTCTCCAGGATTCACAATTCTCTGTGGTTTTGATATGGATTGAGAAGTGACTTTTATGCATACTACTTGGACTTTCTTGAGTCAGTAGTTGTAGGCATAGTTCTTTTTTAATCTAGTCTCTAGCTGTTATTATTTGTTTGTAGTACTTGTGGTGGGATAGTTCTTGGGGAAAGATAGTTGATGCAGGTAAATCACAGAAGACTTATTTTAGTGGAAGTAAGTCTTGTGTAGGGGTacatgtatgttgggcctttgttccaacttccaagcaGCTTTTGTTGTCATAGGCCACTTTGATGGGCCTAAACTAAGGTAGGAGCTAGGACTACAAGATTAGTCAAGTAGGATTAGCGTAGCCCAAATTTGTGGGTTTATTTGAGTCCTTTTTTAAATGTAGCTTAGTTCTAGAATTACAAGGAATTGATTTCAGTTTACATTCTAAGTCTATGATCTGTTTTTGAGAGTCCTAGTTTGAGTGGGAGTGTCAAATACTAGTCTGTTTTGGATATTCCAATTAGTGGTTGAGTTCAAAGTCATTGTAGGAGTGTTAGAGAGTCAGTTTGACAAAGTTATGTAGATGTAGTGGCTTATGGCCTTACCCTCGAATTTATGAAcaagagtttttatttttatttttagagcTGGCTGTGAGAGATTCATAATGTTGCTGGGTGGATTCCAACAGACTGATACAGGTGGATTTCTGTCCTCTCTCTTTCATTATTATCGTCTACTTTATTCTTCCAGCTTCAACTGGTCAGTCCCTCTTTCATTCTTCTTCCTAGTACCTGTGGCACCACTGTTTTCTATCGAGTTTCTGCTTGCTAGTTGTGATCATAGTTCTACCAGAATAGCGTCCAGATTTGTCCTAAATTTGGGATATCAATTCTGGTTGTATATTCTGTTGATTTCTGATTGAATCTGCTGAGTTTAAACTGTTGGAATATTAGTTCTGGTACTGCTACCCTGCTTTCCCAGTAGTATTAGGAGTTGCCTGTACAAGCTGCTCTGCTACTCTGTTTTCAGCTATATTTGGCAGATTCTGTCAATAGAGAACACCACTCGACCAGAGAGTTAAGACTCCTATGATCTCTCTGCTTCAAGTTATCAGTTTTCTCCCTAAACAGACCTACTTCTCTGTTTTGGTGATCATGGTTGTGCTAGCCTGTTCTTGTTTCTCTATTTTGGAAATGTATTTGCGTTAAAAGTACTTGTTTCATCAATACTTTGTAGgccctattttttctttgtttaaaaCTTGTCccatttgggttgacatttCAAAATCAAATGTGTCTAAAGCTTGTGAATTCCAGAATTTAGTTTTTCTTGGAAATTTATTGCTAAAAATGGACTTACGATAGATTATCATTTTGGTAATTGTCTGTTCTGAAGTTATAACTAGGAATATCTCAAGATAGATTATCATTTTCGTGGTCATTAAGAATTATTTAACTAGCTCAGAGTTATATTTGTAACTTTAGAATAGATGAATTGAGATGATTAATCTGTAGAATAGAAGTTCCTTTGATTGGTGGATATCTCTAGTGGTGCTGAACTGGGTCTGTCTCTAG encodes:
- the LOC122672869 gene encoding uncharacterized protein LOC122672869, giving the protein MVSDSIVNGSAPTISKDSGKKKRNNRTAKLKQCKLDARREQWLSQVKNKGFKEESNGGGVSPPPCLPQRDERKRSLEKLETRTRGEENERSCLHDSDLESLENSPASSILGPNDSRKDRPGSSSGSCRSSSSGGCYSGSVSEEEEEDGCLDDWEAVADALTADDKRHKPNLETPADPEAPVHELPSETYGAENLKSECQDTVSRVVANSRAWRPDDAFRPQSLPNLSKQHSFTMTAERHCGRGAVTWACHDITSPPSSCPICYEDLDITDSSFLPCSCGFRLCLFCHKRILEADGRCPGCRTQYDPSIGDTGVNGDVLPIRLARSCSMGTRFY